Proteins encoded together in one Pseudomonadota bacterium window:
- a CDS encoding transporter — MKNILKLALLCGAAIHAAPTLAHDVYADDHAPIGVMADHAHKKGEVMFSARYMRMEMSENQIGTDLVSNETIVTTIPNRFFGLPGQPPTLRVVPESMSTDMYMVGAMYAPEDWITLVAMSSYIEKEMLHTVFAGPVGTDVRGQFTTNPKDIGDLTVGAIFPVLGVSDHKQSNRHELNVRAAVSLPLGPTDETDTILTPMGTTPTVRIPYPMQIGSGTFDLKPAVTYKRWSGGFGFGAQYSGIIRTGENEQGYRFGDVHQFTAWASYRPAQWVSLSGRVQGRTTGQIEGIDPIVVAPIQTANPDFQGGERVDLIAGVNFVSTHGALAGHRLGIEFGAPVYQDLNGPQLAGDWMLTIGWQKAF; from the coding sequence ATGAAAAATATCCTGAAACTGGCGCTGCTTTGCGGCGCCGCGATCCATGCTGCACCCACGCTGGCGCATGATGTTTACGCCGATGACCATGCGCCGATCGGTGTCATGGCCGACCATGCGCACAAGAAAGGTGAGGTAATGTTTTCGGCCCGTTATATGCGGATGGAGATGAGCGAGAATCAGATCGGAACCGATCTGGTATCGAATGAGACCATCGTTACCACCATTCCCAATCGCTTTTTCGGCCTTCCCGGCCAGCCGCCGACGCTGCGCGTAGTACCCGAGTCGATGAGTACCGACATGTATATGGTCGGTGCGATGTATGCGCCCGAGGACTGGATCACACTGGTCGCCATGAGCAGCTATATCGAGAAGGAGATGCTGCATACCGTGTTTGCCGGTCCCGTCGGCACCGATGTGCGTGGCCAGTTCACCACCAATCCCAAGGATATTGGCGACCTCACCGTTGGTGCGATCTTCCCGGTTCTGGGTGTCAGCGATCACAAGCAGAGCAACCGCCATGAGCTCAATGTCCGTGCTGCGGTCAGCCTGCCGCTGGGGCCGACTGACGAAACCGATACCATTCTCACGCCCATGGGTACCACGCCTACAGTGCGTATTCCCTATCCGATGCAGATCGGCTCTGGCACTTTCGATCTCAAGCCCGCGGTGACCTATAAGCGCTGGAGCGGCGGCTTCGGTTTTGGTGCGCAATATAGCGGCATTATCCGCACCGGTGAGAATGAGCAGGGTTATCGTTTCGGCGATGTCCACCAGTTCACTGCCTGGGCCAGTTATCGCCCGGCGCAATGGGTCAGCCTGTCGGGCCGGGTGCAGGGCAGAACCACCGGTCAGATCGAGGGGATTGACCCGATCGTCGTTGCCCCGATCCAGACCGCTAATCCCGATTTTCAGGGCGGTGAGCGGGTCGACCTGATTGCCGGGGTCAATTTTGTCTCGACCCATGGCGCACTGGCCGGGCACCGCCTCGGGATCGAATTCGGCGCACCGGTCTATCAGGACCTGAACGGTCCACAGCTCGCTGGCGACTGGATGCTGACCATCGGCTGGCAAAAGGCGTTCTGA
- the dnaN gene encoding DNA polymerase III subunit beta produces MKATLERGTLLKSLSHVQSVVERRNTIPILSNVLIEAAADGSVRFMATDLDLQVVETAQASEVETPGAITVSAHTLFEIVRKLPDGSQISLDAADGKLAVKSSRSRFNLPTLPRDDFPIIAEGELPTSFELPAAELIALIDKTSFAISTEETRYYLNGIFLHVADEDAPVLKAAATDGHRLARYTLTRPDGAEKMPDVIIPRKCVAELKKLLDENSDSNVMVDLSASKVRFTLKSTILTSKLIDGTFPDYNRVIPTGNDKLLKLDPQSFRESVDRVATIAQEKTRAVKMALDSDKVTLSVTSPDNGTAAEELSASYGSETVEIGFNAKYLTDILSQIEGDSVDLHLADASAPTLIKEHDKAPALYVLMPMRV; encoded by the coding sequence ATGAAAGCGACACTGGAACGCGGCACCTTGCTGAAAAGTCTCAGCCATGTGCAATCGGTGGTGGAGCGTCGCAACACGATCCCGATCCTCTCCAATGTGCTGATCGAGGCGGCGGCCGATGGCAGCGTCCGCTTCATGGCCACCGATCTCGACCTTCAGGTGGTGGAAACGGCGCAGGCCAGCGAGGTCGAAACGCCTGGCGCGATCACCGTGTCAGCGCACACACTGTTCGAGATTGTCCGCAAACTCCCCGATGGCAGCCAGATTTCGCTTGACGCTGCCGATGGCAAGCTGGCGGTCAAATCCTCGCGCAGTCGCTTCAATCTGCCGACACTGCCGCGCGATGATTTCCCGATCATTGCCGAGGGCGAATTGCCGACCAGCTTTGAGCTGCCTGCAGCCGAGTTGATCGCGCTGATCGACAAGACCAGCTTTGCCATCTCGACCGAAGAGACCCGCTATTATCTCAATGGCATCTTCCTGCATGTCGCCGATGAGGATGCGCCGGTTCTCAAGGCTGCCGCTACCGATGGCCACAGACTGGCGCGCTACACGTTGACGCGTCCCGATGGCGCCGAGAAAATGCCCGATGTCATCATTCCGCGCAAATGCGTTGCAGAACTGAAAAAGCTGCTCGACGAGAATAGCGATAGCAATGTGATGGTTGACCTGTCCGCCAGCAAGGTGCGCTTCACGCTGAAATCGACCATCCTGACGTCCAAGCTTATCGACGGCACCTTTCCGGACTATAACCGCGTCATCCCGACAGGGAATGACAAGCTGCTCAAGCTTGACCCGCAGAGCTTCCGCGAAAGCGTAGATCGTGTTGCCACTATCGCCCAGGAAAAGACCCGCGCGGTCAAGATGGCTCTGGACAGCGACAAGGTGACGCTGTCGGTGACGTCGCCGGACAATGGCACCGCAGCGGAAGAACTCTCGGCTTCCTATGGCAGCGAGACGGTCGAGATCGGCTTCAATGCCAAATATCTCACCGATATTCTCAGCCAGATCGAAGGCGACAGCGTTGACCTGCATCTGGCCGATGCCAGCGCACCCACGCTGATCAAGGAGCATGACAAGGCACCGGCGCTTTATGTGCTGATGCCGATGCGGGTCTAA
- a CDS encoding DUF1761 domain-containing protein yields the protein MDIFAPNWLAIFVAALSGFVVGGIWYGPIMGKRWMGAVGLTEEEIQSGNMGKIYGTAFLFSLLASFVLAHTIASYERDLGFVTVVLLSLGIGLGFVVPAIGTNYLFSQKSRELFFIDAGYWTLFYLAMGLVHAAFGAG from the coding sequence ATGGATATATTTGCGCCGAACTGGCTGGCAATCTTCGTGGCCGCGCTCAGCGGTTTTGTTGTCGGGGGCATCTGGTACGGGCCAATCATGGGCAAGCGCTGGATGGGCGCGGTGGGGCTTACGGAGGAAGAGATTCAAAGCGGCAACATGGGCAAGATTTACGGCACGGCCTTTCTGTTCAGCCTGCTGGCTTCGTTTGTTCTCGCGCATACCATAGCCAGCTATGAGCGCGACCTGGGCTTTGTCACCGTGGTTCTGCTCTCGCTGGGTATCGGGCTTGGTTTTGTCGTACCTGCCATCGGCACCAATTACCTGTTTTCACAGAAAAGCCGTGAACTGTTCTTTATCGATGCCGGATACTGGACTTTATTCTATCTGGCGATGGGGCTGGTTCACGCTGCCTTTGGTGCGGGCTGA
- a CDS encoding potassium channel family protein, which translates to MPVWLAITWRVAFVVGLIAAAIAVHWFDRAGLRDDYDGDVSFIDVIYFTMISITTTGYGDIAPVTDRARLFDAMLVTPIRIFVVLIFVGTAYNFVFKRTWDVWRMRIIQANLHDHIIVAGFGTSGREAVEELIARGTSVEDIVVVDADAEALTVAEQMGCSVLCGDATRDKTLLDVKISRAKSMVVSAGRDDTSILIVLTARHLAHHVPISVSVRAADNELLARQAGASTVINPVSFAGLLLAGSCDGANISDYLSDLASVHGRVKLSQRDVADEELGRSLSDITSGGLGVRIYRDGQAYGFWEPQAAKLESGDMIVEIMPGNGAKVEAKQA; encoded by the coding sequence ATGCCGGTCTGGCTTGCGATTACCTGGCGCGTGGCATTTGTTGTCGGTCTGATCGCGGCGGCGATAGCGGTACACTGGTTCGATCGCGCTGGCCTGCGCGACGATTATGACGGCGATGTCAGTTTTATCGACGTCATCTATTTTACCATGATCTCGATCACCACCACAGGCTATGGCGATATCGCGCCGGTGACCGACAGGGCGCGGCTGTTCGATGCCATGCTGGTCACGCCGATCCGGATTTTTGTGGTACTGATTTTTGTCGGCACGGCGTATAACTTTGTTTTCAAGCGTACTTGGGATGTCTGGCGTATGAGAATCATTCAGGCCAATTTGCACGACCACATCATTGTTGCAGGCTTCGGCACAAGCGGGCGCGAGGCGGTGGAGGAACTGATTGCGCGCGGCACATCGGTCGAGGATATCGTGGTCGTCGACGCTGATGCGGAGGCACTGACGGTTGCCGAGCAGATGGGCTGTTCGGTGCTGTGCGGCGATGCGACCCGCGACAAGACGCTGCTCGATGTCAAGATATCGCGAGCGAAATCTATGGTGGTGTCTGCCGGGCGCGACGATACCAGCATATTGATCGTGCTGACCGCGCGCCATTTGGCGCATCATGTACCGATCAGCGTGTCGGTTCGCGCCGCTGATAACGAGTTGCTGGCGCGTCAGGCCGGGGCCTCGACAGTGATCAATCCGGTCAGCTTTGCCGGCCTGTTGCTTGCGGGTTCATGCGATGGTGCCAATATCTCCGATTATCTCAGCGATCTGGCCTCGGTGCATGGCCGGGTCAAGCTGAGTCAGCGTGATGTTGCCGATGAAGAACTGGGTCGGTCGCTGTCGGATATCACCTCGGGTGGTCTTGGCGTACGCATTTATCGCGATGGTCAGGCCTATGGTTTCTGGGAACCGCAGGCGGCCAAGCTCGAATCCGGCGACATGATTGTTGAAATCATGCCCGGCAATGGCGCCAAGGTCGAAGCCAAACAGGCTTGA
- a CDS encoding LysM peptidoglycan-binding domain-containing M23 family metallopeptidase: MARAQALRRIALARWQQASLRNCLLALCPALILSGCIPQAAGDYGRPTTTAPTPAPRLESDPSVGTVADTRPLWEARPVSRNAVSVSGGSYIVQPGDTLRGIGNKTGAGSEALAAINGLEPPFTIYAGQRLTIPSGLFHNVSSGETGIAIARAYNVRWADIVVLNDLEEPFILRIGQRLKLPDGAMMQPASPPENISLEQRAAAFSLDIDDIVTGGQPAAREGVAVSAGNAAPARASTAAIVAPSGFDGRFQWPASGAVLSRFGNKGGGKVNDGIELAMQQDARFSAAAGGVVAYTGDDVPTLGNLILIDHGSGWVTAYGNASRILVKRGQQVKAGDVLGLAGDTGLATRPQLHFELRRDRKPVDPLTRLPER; this comes from the coding sequence ATGGCCCGGGCACAAGCTTTGCGACGGATAGCGTTAGCGCGATGGCAGCAGGCTTCGCTGCGTAACTGCCTGCTGGCGCTGTGTCCCGCTCTCATACTCAGCGGCTGTATCCCCCAGGCAGCGGGCGACTATGGCCGTCCCACAACAACGGCTCCGACACCCGCGCCACGGCTCGAGAGTGACCCCTCTGTCGGCACAGTGGCCGATACACGCCCGTTATGGGAGGCGCGACCCGTCAGTCGCAATGCCGTGTCGGTCAGCGGCGGCAGCTATATCGTACAACCCGGTGATACGTTGCGCGGCATCGGCAACAAGACCGGTGCCGGTTCGGAAGCGCTGGCCGCGATCAATGGCCTGGAACCACCTTTCACCATCTATGCCGGTCAGCGGCTGACAATACCCTCCGGTCTGTTCCACAATGTCAGTAGCGGCGAGACCGGCATCGCCATTGCCCGCGCCTATAATGTCCGCTGGGCCGATATTGTCGTGCTCAATGATCTGGAAGAGCCGTTTATCCTGCGTATCGGCCAGCGGCTCAAACTGCCCGATGGCGCAATGATGCAGCCGGCAAGCCCGCCGGAGAATATATCTTTGGAGCAGCGCGCTGCCGCTTTCTCTCTCGATATAGATGATATTGTCACCGGCGGCCAACCGGCGGCGCGCGAGGGCGTGGCGGTGTCTGCGGGGAATGCCGCTCCGGCGCGCGCATCGACAGCGGCGATCGTTGCCCCCAGCGGCTTTGACGGCCGTTTCCAATGGCCTGCCAGCGGTGCCGTCCTTTCGCGTTTTGGCAATAAGGGCGGCGGCAAGGTCAATGACGGTATCGAACTGGCGATGCAGCAGGACGCGCGGTTCAGTGCTGCAGCCGGTGGTGTTGTCGCCTATACCGGCGATGATGTGCCGACGCTCGGCAACCTTATCCTGATCGATCATGGTTCTGGCTGGGTCACCGCCTATGGCAATGCCAGCCGCATATTGGTGAAGCGCGGGCAACAGGTCAAAGCCGGTGATGTGTTGGGCCTTGCCGGCGATACCGGGCTTGCCACCCGACCGCAGTTGCATTTCGAACTACGGCGCGACCGCAAGCCGGTGGACCCGCTGACACGGCTGCCGGAGCGCTGA
- the surE gene encoding 5'/3'-nucleotidase SurE produces MRILLTNDDGVHAPGLAVLLNIARQLSDDIWIVAPSEENSGAGHSLTLSRPLRVRRHGDRHYSVDGTPTDSVLMAVAKLMKDSPPDLILSGVNRGGNLAEDVSYSGTVSAAVEGALAGIPSIALSQCYSREGAGNSVSFETAENWGVRVLQPLIALLSDDAAMPARTLLNVNFPACAAGDVAGIRSVALGRHDYGRVRIITNQDPRGFDYHWFGLAPTEKTPEHSSDLEAVSENHISVTPLHLDMTHYASLELLESRLAAATGNQGDM; encoded by the coding sequence ATGCGTATCCTGCTCACCAATGACGATGGCGTTCACGCGCCGGGACTGGCGGTGCTGCTCAATATTGCCCGCCAGCTGTCGGACGATATCTGGATTGTTGCTCCGTCGGAGGAAAATTCGGGTGCCGGCCATTCGCTGACGCTGTCGCGGCCGTTGCGGGTGCGTCGCCATGGCGACCGGCATTATTCGGTCGATGGCACGCCTACTGACAGTGTGTTGATGGCGGTGGCCAAGCTGATGAAGGACAGCCCACCCGACCTCATCCTCTCGGGTGTCAATCGCGGCGGCAATCTGGCCGAGGATGTTTCCTATTCGGGTACCGTTTCTGCTGCTGTAGAAGGCGCGCTGGCAGGCATTCCGTCAATCGCGCTCAGCCAATGCTATTCACGCGAGGGCGCGGGCAACAGCGTCTCGTTCGAAACCGCTGAAAATTGGGGTGTGAGGGTATTGCAGCCCCTGATTGCGCTGTTGTCAGACGATGCAGCGATGCCGGCACGCACACTTCTCAACGTCAATTTTCCTGCCTGTGCTGCCGGTGATGTCGCCGGGATCCGCTCGGTGGCGCTGGGCCGCCATGATTATGGCCGGGTGCGGATTATCACCAATCAGGACCCGCGCGGATTTGATTATCATTGGTTCGGTCTTGCCCCGACAGAGAAGACACCGGAGCATAGCAGCGACCTTGAAGCGGTGTCGGAAAACCACATCAGCGTGACGCCGCTGCATCTCGACATGACGCATTATGCATCGCTGGAATTGCTCGAATCGCGGCTCGCCGCTGCGACGGGTAACCAGGGCGATATGTAA
- the serS gene encoding serine--tRNA ligase, which yields MHDIRTIRENPAAFDNALTLRGMEPQSSTLLELDEEQRRLTTELQVMQSRRNEASKAIGAAMGKGDKETAEALKAEVAQIKTSMPQVEEKQREVAMALHRAMAALPNLPAPDTPEGAGEEDNVEISSWGTQRVFDFTPKDHSELGPALGMEFETGAKMSGSRFTFLRGQMARLQRAIGQFMLDKQTLENGYTECAPPLLVRDHALFGTGQLPKFAEDLFRTTDDRWMIPTAETSLVNSVREEILDAEQLPIRITALTPCFRSEAGAAGRDTKGLIRQHQFEKVEMITVARPDQDEAEFAHMLASAESILQALDLPYRNLLLCTGDLGATVRKTIDLEVWLPGQGAYREISSVSTCGQYQARRMNSRYRIEAEKKGTDFVHTLNGSGLAVGRTLVAIVENYQEEDGSVRIPDALQPYMGSITRLTPQ from the coding sequence ATGCATGACATTCGCACCATAAGAGAGAATCCTGCGGCCTTTGATAACGCGCTGACATTGCGCGGTATGGAGCCGCAATCCTCCACGCTATTGGAGCTCGATGAGGAGCAGCGGCGGCTTACCACCGAATTGCAGGTGATGCAGTCGCGGCGCAACGAGGCCAGCAAGGCGATCGGTGCGGCCATGGGCAAAGGCGACAAGGAAACCGCCGAGGCGCTCAAGGCTGAAGTGGCACAGATCAAGACCAGCATGCCGCAGGTCGAGGAGAAGCAGCGCGAAGTTGCCATGGCACTGCACAGGGCGATGGCGGCTCTGCCCAATCTTCCTGCGCCCGATACGCCGGAAGGTGCCGGTGAAGAGGACAATGTCGAGATATCCTCCTGGGGAACGCAGCGTGTATTCGATTTCACCCCGAAGGATCATAGCGAGCTTGGTCCTGCCTTGGGGATGGAGTTTGAAACCGGCGCAAAAATGTCGGGATCGCGGTTCACCTTTTTGCGCGGCCAGATGGCGCGTCTGCAGCGGGCCATAGGGCAGTTCATGCTCGACAAGCAGACACTTGAAAACGGCTATACGGAATGTGCCCCACCGCTGCTGGTGCGTGATCATGCGTTGTTTGGCACGGGTCAGCTGCCCAAATTTGCCGAAGACCTGTTCCGCACCACCGATGATCGCTGGATGATCCCGACGGCAGAGACCAGTCTGGTGAACTCGGTACGGGAAGAAATTCTCGATGCCGAGCAGCTACCGATCAGGATTACCGCCCTGACGCCATGCTTTCGCTCCGAAGCCGGCGCAGCGGGGCGCGATACCAAGGGTCTGATTCGCCAACACCAGTTCGAGAAGGTCGAGATGATTACCGTCGCCCGACCCGATCAGGACGAAGCCGAATTTGCCCATATGCTGGCCTCTGCCGAATCCATATTGCAGGCATTGGATTTGCCCTATCGCAACCTTTTGCTGTGTACCGGTGATCTTGGTGCAACGGTGCGCAAGACCATCGATCTGGAAGTCTGGCTGCCGGGGCAGGGCGCCTATCGCGAGATTTCGAGCGTTTCCACATGCGGTCAGTATCAGGCTCGTCGCATGAATAGCCGCTACCGCATCGAAGCCGAGAAAAAGGGCACGGATTTCGTGCATACGCTCAACGGCTCGGGCCTTGCGGTGGGCAGAACATTGGTAGCGATTGTCGAAAATTATCAGGAAGAGGATGGCAGCGTACGCATTCCCGACGCATTGCAACCCTATATGGGCAGCATCACCCGGCTGACGCCGCAATAG
- the dksA gene encoding RNA polymerase-binding protein DksA: MVTTTSMDDIDVLAKARRSLSQDYTPDQSEEYMGPPQLEYFRDLLNAWKKTIIEAAEGTLQQLQSGPIRESDLNDRASSETDWGIELRTRDRQRKLISKIDAALRRIDAGEYGYCEVTGEPIGLGRLIARPIATMTVDAQEAHERREKISRDS; encoded by the coding sequence ATGGTCACCACCACAAGCATGGACGACATAGATGTCCTGGCAAAAGCACGACGTTCTCTCAGCCAGGATTACACCCCCGACCAAAGCGAAGAATATATGGGCCCACCGCAGCTCGAATATTTTCGTGATCTGTTAAACGCATGGAAGAAAACGATTATCGAGGCAGCAGAAGGCACTTTGCAGCAGCTGCAAAGCGGTCCTATCCGCGAATCGGACCTCAATGATCGTGCCTCCAGCGAGACCGATTGGGGCATTGAGTTGCGCACCCGTGATCGCCAGCGCAAACTGATCTCCAAGATTGATGCCGCGCTGCGCCGCATCGATGCGGGCGAATATGGCTATTGCGAAGTCACCGGCGAGCCTATCGGCCTTGGCCGGCTGATCGCGCGGCCGATCGCCACCATGACAGTCGATGCCCAGGAAGCACATGAGCGGCGCGAGAAAATTTCCCGCGACAGCTAA
- a CDS encoding PilZ domain-containing protein, whose translation MGFWDNFSDGGKGASGDDRDNRTEHRDSLFLLAKIHFSKSAKVVDVRVRNLSAGGMMAESNIYCERGDRVVVKIANLEDIDGRVSWHASGRFGVAFDQPIDPQEARSKKGGDNKYSPSNMHRGGRLAKQPPGRVRRI comes from the coding sequence ATGGGTTTTTGGGATAATTTTTCGGATGGCGGAAAGGGTGCCTCGGGCGATGATCGTGACAATCGCACCGAACACCGTGACTCACTCTTCCTGCTGGCGAAAATCCATTTTTCAAAATCTGCCAAGGTCGTTGACGTGCGTGTCCGGAACCTGTCGGCTGGCGGCATGATGGCGGAGAGCAATATCTATTGCGAACGCGGTGATCGCGTCGTCGTCAAAATCGCCAATCTCGAAGATATTGACGGTCGCGTGTCATGGCATGCCAGCGGTCGTTTCGGTGTTGCCTTTGATCAGCCAATTGATCCGCAAGAGGCACGCAGCAAAAAAGGCGGCGATAACAAATACAGCCCCAGCAACATGCATCGCGGCGGCAGACTCGCCAAGCAACCGCCAGGACGTGTACGCCGCATCTGA
- a CDS encoding CoA transferase, with the protein MNIMGNTATGDDAAKREGGGPLAGVRIIDMSSVVMGPFATMIMADMGAEVIKVEFDRGKVPGDMMRYAGYSPDGKRGPIFMALNRGKKAVTIDAGSDEGKAKLTALLEGADVFFHNVRLAGMQRLGLDYDGVRAIKPDIIYTHCAGYGSGGPYSKRQAYDDLVQAASGFAALEAERSGGDPAYAPSLIADKTVGLFATYATLAALYHRERTGEGQFVSVPMFESFTFFNMVENLYGATFESGNGKLAYTRSVNPRRRPYPTRDGYIAIVPYIDAQWERFFEIGGRPGVFDDPRFSTYEARTQNTGALYAIIEEVAATKTTDEWVKILAEEQIPAMRYNSMEDVLHDPHLQAVDFFEARQDPILGTYRSMRHPVDFHASPARAGATPPAMGHDNDLLKDL; encoded by the coding sequence ATGAATATCATGGGTAACACCGCCACAGGTGATGACGCTGCAAAGCGGGAAGGAGGCGGTCCGTTGGCCGGGGTACGGATCATCGATATGTCGTCGGTGGTGATGGGGCCTTTTGCCACCATGATCATGGCCGATATGGGCGCCGAGGTTATCAAGGTCGAATTTGATCGCGGCAAGGTGCCGGGCGATATGATGCGCTATGCCGGTTATTCGCCTGACGGCAAGCGGGGGCCGATCTTCATGGCGCTGAATCGTGGCAAGAAAGCGGTGACCATCGATGCTGGAAGCGACGAAGGCAAGGCCAAGCTTACCGCGCTGCTTGAAGGTGCGGATGTCTTCTTTCACAATGTGCGCCTTGCCGGGATGCAGCGGCTGGGTCTGGATTATGACGGCGTTCGCGCGATCAAACCGGATATCATCTATACCCATTGCGCCGGCTATGGCTCTGGCGGCCCCTATTCCAAGCGCCAGGCCTATGATGATCTGGTGCAGGCGGCTTCGGGCTTTGCCGCGCTGGAGGCTGAGCGGTCGGGCGGCGATCCTGCTTATGCACCCTCGCTGATCGCCGACAAGACGGTTGGGCTGTTCGCTACCTATGCGACACTGGCGGCGCTATACCATCGCGAGCGCACCGGTGAGGGGCAATTTGTCTCCGTGCCCATGTTCGAGAGCTTCACCTTCTTCAACATGGTGGAGAATCTCTATGGTGCGACTTTCGAGAGCGGTAATGGCAAGCTTGCCTATACCCGCTCGGTCAATCCGAGACGACGACCCTATCCCACCCGTGACGGCTATATCGCCATTGTTCCCTATATCGATGCCCAGTGGGAACGATTCTTCGAAATTGGCGGTCGCCCGGGTGTATTCGATGATCCGCGTTTTTCGACTTATGAGGCGCGGACGCAGAATACCGGCGCGCTCTATGCGATTATCGAGGAAGTGGCGGCGACCAAGACCACCGATGAATGGGTAAAGATATTGGCGGAAGAACAGATACCGGCGATGCGCTATAACAGCATGGAGGATGTGCTGCACGATCCGCATCTGCAGGCGGTGGATTTTTTCGAGGCACGCCAAGACCCGATACTCGGTACCTATCGGTCAATGCGCCATCCGGTTGATTTTCACGCCAGTCCGGCACGGGCAGGGGCGACGCCACCGGCAATGGGGCATGACAATGACTTGCTGAAGGATCTTTAG
- the panB gene encoding 3-methyl-2-oxobutanoate hydroxymethyltransferase, producing MSTTYTLDTSTSRANPTPQPMKRLTVPAIRRRKQGGVTEKPIVMLTAYTARMAQILDPHCDMLLVGDSLGQVIYGLPSTVPVTLDMMCAHGAAVVRGSYHSVVVIDMPFGSYEASPEQAFASASRIMKETGAAAVKLEGGEAMAETVAFLSARGIPVVGHVGLTPQAVNALGGYAARGRSDAEAEKIAGDAKALDQAGAFAIVIEGVVEPIAIAATGAVGVPTIGIGASAQCDGQVLVTEDMLGLFERTPRFVKRYGNLAETVEETVKAYAAEVSDRSFPTEAQTYQPKS from the coding sequence ATGTCCACAACCTATACCCTCGACACCTCGACCAGCCGCGCCAACCCGACACCACAGCCGATGAAGCGGCTGACCGTGCCGGCGATCCGGCGGCGCAAGCAAGGCGGCGTGACCGAGAAGCCGATCGTCATGTTGACTGCCTATACCGCACGCATGGCACAGATACTCGACCCGCATTGCGACATGCTGCTCGTCGGTGATTCGCTGGGTCAGGTGATTTATGGCCTGCCATCGACGGTGCCGGTGACGCTGGACATGATGTGCGCACATGGTGCGGCGGTAGTGCGCGGCAGCTATCACAGCGTCGTGGTCATCGACATGCCCTTTGGCAGCTATGAGGCATCGCCGGAGCAGGCCTTTGCCAGTGCTTCACGCATTATGAAGGAGACCGGGGCCGCAGCGGTCAAGCTGGAAGGTGGTGAGGCGATGGCGGAAACCGTCGCCTTTCTCAGCGCGCGGGGCATTCCGGTGGTCGGCCATGTCGGGCTGACGCCGCAGGCGGTGAATGCACTGGGCGGCTATGCTGCGCGGGGCCGCTCCGATGCGGAAGCAGAAAAAATTGCCGGAGATGCCAAAGCACTGGATCAGGCCGGTGCCTTTGCCATCGTTATCGAAGGGGTAGTCGAGCCGATTGCCATTGCCGCAACCGGGGCGGTGGGCGTGCCGACCATTGGCATCGGCGCATCGGCGCAATGCGACGGGCAGGTGCTGGTGACCGAAGACATGCTTGGCCTGTTCGAGCGAACGCCGCGTTTCGTCAAGCGCTATGGCAATCTTGCGGAAACGGTAGAGGAAACGGTGAAGGCCTATGCCGCCGAAGTCAGCGACCGCAGTTTCCCGACTGAAGCACAGACCTATCAGCCGAAAAGCTGA